The following DNA comes from Mycobacterium sp. MS1601.
TCGGGATGGATAGGCAGATCATGGATGCGGATGCCGGTGGCATTGAACACCGCGTTGCCGATGGCAGCCGCGGAGCCGACGGTGCCCAGCTCGCCGACGCCGCGGGCGCCGACCTCGCTGAAGTCGGGATCATCGCCGTCGAGACACACCGCGTCGATGAACGGCACGTCCGCATTGACCGGAACCACGTAGTCGGCCAGGTTGGCCGCCGCCATACGTCCATCCGGTTCGATCGGATTGGCTTCCAGCAGCGCATGGCCGATCCCGAAGATCACCCCGCCCACCACCTGACTGCGGGCCGTTTTTGCGTTGATCACCCGGCCGATGTCCACCACGCTGGTGAACCGGCTGACCCGGGTCTCACCGGTGAACGTGTTGACCCGCACTTCGCAGAAGTGCGCGCCGAAGCCATGGGCGGCATAAGGGATCATGATGTTCTCGTCGGCATGGGTGGCCTCGATCTCCGTGCGGCCCAACCCGCGCAGCAGATCGGCGAACGGGAGTTCGGCAGTGGCGGAGCGCAACACGCCGGCCTCATAGGTCACCGGCGTGCCTGATTCGGCCAGTGGCGAATTGGGGTCGGTGCCGGCCGCCTCGACCAACTGGGCGGCGGCCGCGCGGGCCGCGGTGCGAGCGGTCGGAGCAAGGCTGCCGGTGGCGCGTGAACCGACGGCGCCGGCCCCCGGCGGCAGGGCGGTGTCACCCACTTCCACCACCACACGGTCCATGGGCAGGCCCAGCGCATCGGCGACGACGATGGCCAGCGCGGTGGCCGACCCGGTGCCGATGTCCATGGTGCCCGACTGCACCAGCACGGTGCCGTCATCGCGGAACCGGACTCGCACCGCGTTCTCGGCACGACCGGCGGCCGGGTAAATCGCGGTGGCCATGCCCATGCCGACCAACCACTGGCCGTCCCGGTTGGTCGCGGGCGCGGCGGAGCGACGATTCCAACCGAATCGGGCGGCGCCCACGCGGTAACACTCGTCGAGCCTCTTGCTGGTCCACCGACGGTCGGTGCCGGGCACCACCGTCGCATAGTTGCGCAGCCGCAGTTCCACCGGATCCACACCGGTGGCGACGGCCAGTTCGTCCATCGCCGTTTCGATGGCGAACGCGCCTGGCGCCTCGTTGGGTGCGCGCATCGCCCAGGTGGGCGGGATGTCCAAGGTGACCTGACGTTGGTCGACGTGAAGATTGGGTGTGCGGTACAGCACGGCGCTGGTCTCGGAAGCCGTGCGCATGGGCCAACCACCCACCGCTGGATGTGCGGAGTCCGACTCGTGGCTGACAGCGTTGAGCGTGCCGTCGGCATTGGCGCCCAACCGTATGCGTTGACGGACGGCCGACCGGTGCCCGACAACGCTGAACACCTGAGTTCGACTGAGCAGCAACCTGACCGGGCGGTTGAGTTCACGCGCGGCCGCGGCGGCCAGCGTGGCGTCCGACCACGGCAGCACGCGGCTACCGAATCCGCCTCCGACATAGGTGGAGATCACTCGCAGCTGATCCGGTTGGATCCCGAGTGCGCCCGTCAGGCCGACCACCGCGCGGCCGGGGAACTGGGTGCCGGTGTAGATGGTCAGCTGATCACCGTCCCAGAACGCCAGCGAGGCATGGGGTTCCATGGCTGCCGCGTGCTGGGCCTGCTGGCTGACGGTGATGTCGATGGTCACGGCACTGTCCTGCAGCGCGGTGTCGATGGTCCCGACTCCTGGGGCCAGCACCGTGGTTGTGCCGGAGACCTCGGCCGGCATGGTGACACCGGGACCGGCATCGGCCAGTGACGTTCTGGGCGTGCGTTCCTCGTAGGAAGTGGTGATCATGGCTGCCGCGTCCCGGGCATGTTCGAAGGTGTCTGCCACCACCACGCCGATGGCCTGGCCGCGGAAGCGAACCTCCTGATCCTGCAGCGGGCGGTAGTTCTCACCCAGCCCGCTCGGGTCGGCGGGTTCCAACCGCAGGGGCGCGAAGGGGGTGTACACCGCCACGACACCGGGCGCCGCAGCGGCGGCGTCGGTGTCCATGGCGGTGATGCGACCCAGACCGATGGTGGAGGTCACCAGAACCGCGTGTGCCATGCCAGGTTCTTGGTAGTCCGCGGGGTAGCGGGCCACGCCGGTGGTCTTGACCCGGCCGTCAACCCGGGAGATGTTGGCGCCCAACGGGGTCGTCATGAGGTCTCCGTGATATCGGTGAGGGCGCGGGCGATGGCGCGGCGCAGCAGAGCTGGTTTGAACGCGTTGTTGGTCAACGGCCGGGCATCGGTGGCGGCTGCAGCGGCAGCCGCGGTGAAGGTGTCCAGTGTCGCGGGCCGATTCACCAACAGGTTTTCCACCTCGGGAAGTCGCCACGGCACCGTGGCCACCCCGCCGGCCGCCACCCGTGCCCGCGTGATCGTGCGTCCGCGCAGGGTGACCGCGGCGGCCACCGAAGTCAGTGCGAACTCGTAGGACTGCCGGTCGCGGACCTTGAGATAGCCGCTGCGGGTGCCTGCGGGCAGCGGGGGAACGGTGATGGCGGTGATGAGTTCTCCAGGGGCCAGGTCGTTCTCGACGTCCGGGGTGCTCTGCGGCTGCCGGTAGAACTGCTCGAGGGCCACGGTGCGTTCACCCTCGGCGTTGCTCACCTGCACCGAGGCCTCCGCAGCGACCAACGCCACGGCCACATCACTGGCGTGGGTGGCCACGCAGGCATCGCTGGTGCCCAGCACCGCGTGCATGCGGTTGTACCCGGTGATCGCCGAGCAGCCGGTGCCGGGATTGCGCTTGTTGCACGGCATCGACAGGTCGCGAAAGTAACTGCATCGAGTGCGCTGCAACAGGTTTCCACCCATGGAGGCCATGTTGCGCAGCTGCGGTGAGGCGCTCAGCTCCAAGGCCCGGCTGATCAGGGTGTAGTCGCTGCGTACCGCGGGGTGCTCGGCCACGTCGGTCATCCGCTCGAGCGCGCCGATACGCAGGCCGGTGCCGTCGACGGTGATGCCGGTCAACGGCAGGCCGTTGATGTCGACCACCTGCTCAGGCGTAAGCACTTCGAGCTTCATCAGATCCACCAGGGTGGTGCCGCCGGCGAGGAAGCTGGCGCCGGTGAGGGCGGTGGCTGCGGACACCGAGTCGGCTACGGCGTAGGTGTAGGGGCGCATGTCAGGCCATCCGATCGCGTGCGGTTTTGACGGCTTCGACGATGAACGGGTAGGCGCTGCAGCGACAGATGTTGCCTGACATGTGTTCCCGGATCTGTTCGTCGGACTCGGTGCGTCCGTCCTCGATCACCGCTACGGCGGACATGATCTGGCCTGGGGTGCAGAACCCGCATTGCATGGCGTCGTTGTCGATGAATGCTTGCTGGACGGGGTGCAGGTCGTCGCCATCAGCGAGGCCCTCGATGGTGGTGACCGCGCGGGTGTGCACGGTGGGCGCCAGCGTCAGACAGGACAGCACCCGGCGTCCGTCGACGTGCACGGTGCAGGCGCCGCACTGACCGTGGTCACAGCCCTTCTTGGTGCCGGTCAGCCCGATCTGGTCGCGAAGCGCGTCGAGCAGCGTGGCGCGGGGATCGAGGGCGAGGGTGTGCTCGGTGCCGTTGACCACCAGCACGGTCGAGATGAGGTCGGGGTCGACATCGGTGCCTGCGGCGTCGTCACCCAGGCGGGAGACCACCACGGCGACGCCGGCCGTCGCCGCGACAGCGGTGCCGGAGTAGGCGATGAAGCGGCGGCGTGATACCCCGAAGGGCAGCACCGACATTCGAGGTGGTGGGTCGGCCTCGGTGGTGGTGTCAGAGCCGTCGTCTGGCATCGTTTCTCCGTCGTCCTCGCAAGTCGGTAGGGGGTTGACACCACAGTGGCAGTGCATTTCGGGGCTATTCAGGGATTGGTTATCCGGGTATCGGCAGTCCCGCCCTGAGCCGCCGGGAGAATCGGTGACGGGTCGATCTGCACAGTAGGGCCCGAGAACGTCTGGAGACAATGACCGAAAAGCCTTGGTGCTCGGTGCCGATAAACTGACCACACCGATAGGGAGGTACATCGATGGCCACCGCGTACTGGATTGCGATCTACAGATCGATCTCCGACCCGCAGCGGCACAAGAAGTACGCTGAGATCGCCGGTCCCGCGATTGCCGCCGCCGGTGGCGAATTCCTGGCTCGCAGTGGTGAATTCACGTCGCTCTATCCCGATTCCGCGGTCCGGATCGTGCTCATCCAGTTCCCGAGCCATGAGGCCGCGTTGGACTGCTACAACAGCGACGAGTATCAGCGGGCCTGTGCGGTGCTCGGGGACGCAGTAGAGCGGGAAGTGCGCATCGTCGACGCCTTGGGCTGAGGGCGGCTACCTGCGGGACGCCGTGTCATCCTCCGGCTCGTCGTCGTCCCAGTCGACCCATTCGGGCAGGGGAGTAGGTGGAACCACCGCCCACGTGGTGGATGGGCCCAGATCCGGATTCGAACGTAGGCGTTGCGCCTTGAACTTGCCTACGTTGCGCAGGTACACCACCACAAAGATGGTCACGCCGACGGCGAGGAAGGCCAGTAGCGCCCACTTGGCCAGAGTCAGCCACATACTGGGTCCCCGGTTCGGAGCGGCAGACTAACCATTGTTCTGAGAGTAGACCCGGGCGGGTACTTCTACAGAGTGACTGGCCGACTATGCCGCTTTGCTGCTATGCATGGATCCGGAGATCTGTGGCCAGCTGAGTTCCGATGGAACACGACCCGGGGAAGGCGGACGTATGGGCAAGAACCTGAACGCAGGAATTGAACAGCTATATGCCACTGCGGTCGAGGTCGACGGCCATGCCGAAGCCGTACTGACCGGCCATTCCCAGGCCGACGGGCGCATCGAATCCGCCGAAACAGGACTCAAAGGCGTTTCGGCGCGGGCACTGGGCCTCAAGACGGCGGCTTGGCGGCAGCGCACCGCGGTGCTCGGTGGAGCCGTTGCTGGGCACGCCGAGGCGCTGCGGGGCAGCGGGCAAGGTTTCGCCGACATGGAGGAGCGGCACGCAGCTGCCCTCGACCGGCTCCGGCCCCAGGGACCCACACCATGACTGTGACAGTTGCCGACATCGACGAATGGAGCGTGGAGTCCATCCGGGAGGTTCATCGCGCGGCGGTGGCACGGTCACGCGCATCCAGGGATGCGGCACAGGGCCTGAACGCCCTGTCGATCTTCGAGACATGGCAGGGCGAGACCGCGGACGCGGCCCGCGACGCAGTAGCGAGCACCGGCAAGAACCTCGAGATGGACGCCGTCGAGGCGCATGTTGTGGCAGTCGCTGCTGGTCAGGCCGCAGACGACCTGGCAGCGGTCAAGAACCGTCTGCAGGTGTTGCGTCAGAAGGCGGCGTCGATGGACATGCAGATCGATGCCACCACCAACACCATCGTGCCTGCAGCGGGAGTGTCCATGCCGCTGATGGAGGCCGAGCTGAAGGCGATGGAACTGCAGCCCGAGTTGACCTCGATCGTCGCCGCCGCGAACACCGTGGATGCCGCGTTCGCCAATGCCATCGAGATCGCCAGCGGTGACGGCCCACCGGTGCCGCCGATCCCGGGTACCGTCCCGCCCGAAACCGCCGACCTCAAGCCTCCGCCCGACTCGGCGCGGGGCGGTGGGTACTGGTCGGTGGACCGGTCGCAGGGCGGGTTCGACAAGCCCGTGCAGGGACCCGTCGCGCCCTGGCAACGGGCCATCGACCCGTCAGACATGAAGCAACTGACCGGGCCGTCGTCCGGCATGCAGGAGGTTGTCGAACCCAACTGGCCCGGAATGGAGGCCGAGCCGATAGCTCACCTCCAAGAGGCGTATCGGCTGCGGATCACCGGTCAGAGCTTCGACGGCTCTGCCGAGCACGTGCGCTGGATACACGAAGACGGCCGGTGGTATCAGGCGAAGTGGGTCGATTATCAGTTCGAAGCCGAGCACCTGACCAAGGTCGTCACCGAGCAAGACCTCGGCGGGCTCTCGATTCCGGCTGTCGGGCTCGGGGAATGGGAGCCGATCACCATTCAGGAGATTTACAACGCCGCCGCTCACAACCCGCGTCTGACGATGTACATCCCCGATATTTGTGGGCCCGTCATCGCCATCGGTGCCGATGAATCGCCCATCACCCCGGGACTCCCTACCGCCTCGGTGCCCAGATGACCTCTCGGACAACGGTGGTGTGGGTCGCAGCAGCGGTGACGGTCGTGGTGGTTGCCGTCGCCGCGGTACTGATCGTGATGCGGGGCGACGACTCCGAACCGACCACAGATTGCGGCGTCGTCAGCTCGTTGTTCGCTCAATGGAACGACACCGTGGGGACGGCGGAGGCGGCGATCGCCAGCGGCGAAGAAGGTCGGGAGGGCACTCTCGACCTCGCGGACGCCGAATCCTCGATGGCCACCGCCATCCGGGATTCACAAGGTGATGTCGACTCGACGGATATTACCGGCTACCTCGACCAATGGGCCTCCGGCGCAGAACAAATCGCGCAGAGCCGCCGAGATCAGGTGAATAACCCCGACCGGAGCGTCACCGATCCCGCGCCCCGTGGATACGTCGAAGGCTCGCTGTCGACGCAGACAGCGATCGCGGGCTTGGTGTCGGCCTGCCCGGAGGCCAGGCCGCCGAGCAACAACGCCTGACGGACGGTGTTGTGCCCGCCTCTGCGCGACTTTTGCGCGACTTTGATAATGCGTCGCTGAAAAGTCGCGTAAAGGCGGGCGCTTCGGGCCCGTATGCTGACGCCTGAAGGCCGTCTGATCGGCAAGGAGTCGAGATGACAGACGATGACCCCCGCGCCAAGTACCGGCAGCTACCTCCACCCATCGACCCCGAGGACATGGTCGAGACCGTCGACGCATCCGAGGACAACGAAACGCCTCGGGATCCGAACGAGGGCGCCGGCCCGTATCTACGGATCACATGGGGTCCGTCAGTCGGTTGACGGACCGGACTGCACCGCCCAGGGCTGCGCGGCCTGCGCACCGGCCTTGCGGATACTGACCTTCTCGAACCGATTGAGGTAGGGCCGGGACTCACCGGCGGTCACTGCGGCCAGCAGGTTGACGGCATCGCGCCCGAACGTCCAAGGCGCCAGATCCACCGCGGTGATCCGCTGATTGCTCAATTCCGTTGTGGGATCACTACTCAACGAGGCCAGGCCGAACTCGGGGCCGACGTGCCTGCCCATCGACTGCAGGATGCCGATGGACCGGCCGGCGAAACCCTGCGGCGCGCACACCAGGGCATCGACATCTGACGGGGCGGCGGCTGAGCGCACCGCCGCGCTCAGCTCCTCTAGCGTTGCACCCAGCGGGCAGTCGAAGGCGGACGGCTCCACCGACTGCGTTGCGCACCAGTCCAGATAGCTCTGTCGCACATCGTCGGCCCAGGACGAGTAGAACTGCCGGTCCGATCCGACGAAAGCCGGCCTGCCGTAACCGCTTTGGCGCAGGTGGTCGAGGACCAGCCGGGTTAGGTCGCTGTGCGGCGCTTCGATCACCGCGGACACCGCATCGGCCAGGGCCTCCGGTGGCCGGCCGGCCGTCACCATCGGGATTCCGGCGTCGACCAGACGCTCGAGCATGGGATCGCCCGGCAGGGGATCGACCGCCAGCACGCCGTCGACCTGGAAGTGCCGCGGACCCACGTCGGCGTCACGGGCGAAGAGCGTCAGATCGGCGTCGTGCTCGGCCGACCCGTGCGCCGCGCCGAACGCGAACTCCATGTAGAAGTTGAAGTTCCTCGCGATCGGCGGGATGTAGATCCCGAAGGCGCCGACGCTGCGGCCGCGCAACTGGCGGGCCGCCCGGTTGGTCACGTAGCCGAGTTCGCTGGCGGCGGCGGCCACCTTCGCCGCGGTGGCCGGCGACACCCGGCCGCCGCCGTGCAACGCGTCGGAGACCGTCGTCTTCGACAGCCCGACATGCTGGGCGATCTCCACGATCGTCACCCGTCGCGCTGCCATGCGGTCATCGTAACCAGCTCGTAAATTGCCGCTCACCCCTTGACAAGGCCCCGGGTGTGGCACGAGTCTCAGACGTGCCGGAACGTTCCGGCACGAGTGGAGACGCTGATGCCCGCCGAGGCCCCACGCCCAGCGAAACGCCGCAACGCGACCATCGTGGTTGCGCTCGCCGTGCTGAACTTCGTGATCCTGCTGTTCCCGCCGCTGACGTGGTACCTCGGTCAGAACGGGGTGTGGTTCTTCCTCATCACCGGCGTGATCGGCGTGGTCTCACTGCTGATCATGTACCGCGCCGACAGTTCGGTCGGGGAGGACTGACATGGAGATCCTCATCGGCTACGGCGGCGTCGCCGTCTTCCTCATCGTGCTGTTGGTCGTCCTGCAACGCACCAAAGGCAGCGCCGATTTCAGCGAATATGCCACGGCCGGGCGGTCTTTCGGCCCGATGTTCTCGGCGATGGCGTTTGTCAACACCTGGCTGCCCGGCACGATCTTCATCGCCTTCGCCGGCTACGCTGCCAGCGCCGGGGCCATCGGGTTCTATTTCGTGGCCTACTCGATCCTGGCGGTCGTGCTCATGTTCCTGCTGGCCAAACCCGTGCACGAGTGGGGCAGACGATTCGACCTACGCACCCAGGCCGACCTGCTGGGCCTGCGCTACGGCTCCACGGCGGTCCGGGTGATCGCCGCCCTCATCGGTGTCATCGCCTCGTTCCCGTGGATCGTGCTCGGCATGCAGTCGCTGACCCTGGTCTTCGAGTACCTGTCTTTCGGCGCCGTGCCCGCGGCGGGGGCGGCTTTCATCGGCATCGGAGTCCTGGTCGCGCGCCAGTGGTGGACGGTGCGCCTGGGCGCCCGCGGCCTGGTGATCAGCGATTTCGTGCAGGGCATCGTCGCGTATCTGGTCGGCACCGTGCTGATCCTCGGCCTGCTCACCTGGTTGCTGACCCACGGCCACGGTTTCGGCGAGGTCGACCCCACGTTCTTCACCCTGCCCGGGCCTGGCAGCGTCGACGGCCCGCTGTATCTGTTCTCGTTGATCGCCACCGGTGCGCTCGGCGGCTGGTGCTGGCCGGACATCTTCGTACGGCTGTTCGCCTCCAACAGCACCCACACCATCAAACGCGCTGCCGTGATGGCCTCACCGCTACTGCTGATCTTCGGCTCCTCGCTGTGCCTGCTGGCCCTGGCGGCCTCGACCTACCCCGGCGTGGCCGAGGCCCCCGACGAGGTGTGGTTCCTGACGGCCTCCATCGGCGGACCGGCGATCCTGACGCTGGCCGGGGTGTGCGTGCTGGCCGCCACCATGGGCAACGTCGGGGCCAACCTGCAGGCCCTGGGTGCGCAGATCGCCAACGACGTGGTGGGCGTGGCCCGCGGAACCCGCGTCGAAGATCCCCGCTGGGGCAAGATCTCGGTCGGCGTGCTGACGCTGCTGGCCGGTGCGGTCGCGGTGGCGACGACGGACGCGCTGTCCTCCGGCATGGTGACGCTGGCGCAGGTGTCCTATCAGGGCATCGTGCAGCTTGCGCCCACGGTGTTCCTCGGAATCTTCTGGCGCCGCGGCAATGCCACCGCCGCGGTGGCCGCGATGGTCCTCGGTTTCGGCACGGCCTGTGTGCTGCAGGTGCTCTACCCGATCGCCATCCCGGCGCTCGGCGGCCTGACCTCCGGGGTGGCCGCCCTGGCCGTCAACTTCGCCGTATACATCGTCGTGGCGTACGCCATGCCGTCGAACGCTGACGAAAAGCGGCGCGTGGACGAGCTTTTCGATTCCCTGCAGGCTCCCGAGAAGGTGGGTACCACATGAGCGCGCAACGACGCACCGGCTACATCTGGCACGAACGCTACGCCTGGCATGACACCGGCACCCACGTCGGCATCTTCCCGGCCGGCGGTTTCAACCAGCCGCACATGACCTTCGAGAGCGCCGAGTCGAAATCCCGCATGGCCGGGCTGGTCGAGGTCTCCGGGATGATCGACGAGCTGACCCGGATCGCACCACGGACGGCCACACGCGAGGACCTGCTGCGGGTGCACGACGCCGCGTACATCGATCGCATCGAACGCGAGAGCGCCGACCGCGGCGGCGACGGGGGAGACGGCTTCACCCCGTTCGGACCCGGGTCCTACGACATCGCCCGGCTGGCCGCCGGCGGCACCATCGCCGCCGCCGAGGCCGTCCTCACCGGCGCCGCCGACAACGCCTACGCGTTGGTGCGCCCACCCGGCCACCACGCCCGCCGCGACACGGGCATGGGCTTCTGCATCTTCTCCAACGTCTGTGTCGCCATCGAATACGCCCGTGCCCACCTCGGTGTACGGCGGGTCGCGATCGTCGACTACGACGTCCACCACGGCAACGGCGCCGAATCCATCTACTGGGACGACCCCGATGTGCTCACCATCTCCCTGCACCAGGACCGGCTCTTCCCTCAGGACACCGGCGCCGTCACCGACACCGGAGCCAGCGGCACCAACATCAACGTGCCCCTGCACGCCGGCTCGGGCAACGGGGCGTACCTCGCGGCGATCGAACGGGTCGCCGTCCCGGCCGTGACGGCGTTCCGGCCCGACATCATCTTCGTCTCCAGCGGATTCGATCCCAGTCCCGTCGACCCGCTCGGCTGCATGACCGTCACCTCGGGTGGCTTCAAGGACATGGCCGCCCTCCTGGTCACCCTGGCCGAGGACGTGTGCGGCGGCAAGATCGTCTTCTCCACGAAGGCGGCTATTCGCCGGTGCACGTACCGTTCTGCGGGCTGGCGGTGCTGGAAGCGTTGACCGGTCACGAAACCGGTGCGGTCGACCCGTTCGGGCAGAGCTTCGATGCCTCGCCGGCGCATCTGCTGCAACCGTGGCAGGACGCGGTGATCGCCCAGGCGGCGTTGATCGCCGAGGCGCTGCGGCTCTAGAGACTGGTCAGGGCATACCGCGACTGACGTTACCGGGCCGGGGGAGCCCCGGCGATGAGGTCGGTTGCCGGAGTCGCGCAAGCAGCGGCGCGAAGTCATCCTCGCGCCGGCAGACACGGCACCACACCTGCAGTTCGTCGAGAATCGAGGCTGAAAGCCCAACCTGGGCGCGCAGAGCCACATGCAGGAGGCGACGAATGGCCGCTGAATGGTGCGCGCTGCCCAGGTTCATGTACACCACGGCGCGGTCCTCGACGGTCAGATGCTGGTTCAGGGCGTCGGCGAGTTCCCACGCGATCTGATGTTCTGTTGTTGCGCTTATGCCGCACCACCTCTACGCATCATTGAACGCGCTTGCCCTGACCTTGCCAGGCGCGCTCGCGCAGCAGATACTTCTGCGTCTTGCCGGTAGACGTCTTCGGCAGCTCGCCGAAGATGACGTGCTTGGGCGCCTTGAAACGTGCAATCGTGGCTTTGACGTGATCGATGATCTCATCGGCGGTGGCTTCACAGCCGGGTTTGAGTGCGACGTGGGCAGCCGGAACTTCGCCCCACTGCGCATCAGGAAACGCGATCACCGCGACTTCGAGGACGGCGGGGTGCTCCATGATCGCCTGCTCGACTTCCACCGAGGCAATGTTCTCTCCGCCTGAGATGATGACGTCTTTACTGCGATCACGCAGTTCGATGTACCCGTCGGGATGGCGTACGCCCAGATCGCCGGTGCGGAACCAGCCGTCGGGGGCCGCCGCCTCGGTGGCGGCTGGGTCATGCAGATACCCGACCATCACGTTGTTGCCCCGCAACGCGATCTCGCCGGTGGTCGCGCCATCGGAGGGCACATCTGTGCCGTCGTCGGCGAGCACACGGATCTCGCAGGAGATCATGTTCGCCACACCCTGACGGGCTTTGATCTTTGCGCGCGCTTCCAGATCCAGTTCGTCCCACTCGGGTCTCCAATCGCAGATGGCCGCGGGCCCGTAGGTTTCGGTCAGTCCATACAGATGGGTGACGTCGAATCCGAGTGCCGACATCCGGCGCAGGATGGCCGGCGACGGCGGCGCACCGCCGGTGGCGATCCGCACCGGTGTGCCGTCGATGGTGTCTGCCTCGGGCGCGTGGGCGATCATGGACAGCACGGTGGGGGCGCCGTTGAGGTGAGTGACGCCCTGTCGCCTGATCAGTCGCCAGATCTCTGAGGGCTCGACCTTGCGCAAGCACACATGGGTGGCGGCCGCGGCGGTGACTGCCCACGGGAAACACCAGCCGTTGCAATGGAACATCGGCAGGGTCCACAGGTAGACCGCAGAGGGGGACAGACCCGTGTGTCCGACCATCGCCAATGCCTGAAGATAGGCGCCGCGGTGAGAGTACATCACTCCCTTCGGTTTTCCCGTGGTTCCCGAGGTGTAGTTGACAGACAGCAATGCCAGCTCGTCGACCGGGGCGCGTTGCAGCGGGGAAGCTGCCGACAACATCTGCTCGTAGTCACTTTGCTGATCATCACCGGCCTGTACCAGTAGCGGTGAAGCGCTCATCTGCCCTCGCACCTGCTCGACAACCTCAGCGAAGACCGGATCGTAGATCAGTACGGAGGCCTCGGAATGGCCCAACATGTACGCAATTTCGGGTGCCGAGAGCCGGGTGTTGAGCGCGATCAGGGGCGAACCGGACCACGGCACACCGAAATGCGCTTCGAGCAGAACATGCGAGTTGGGCGCCAGAACGGCGACCGGACGTCCAGTCGACAGCTGCGCCAGCCCGCCCGCCAGTTGCGCCGACCGCTGGTGCAGCTGTTCGTAGGTCCAGCTGAGTTCACCGTCCACCACGGCCACACGGTCCCCATGACAGGCGGCCGCGCGATCGAGGTATGCGGT
Coding sequences within:
- a CDS encoding class II histone deacetylase, with translation MSAQRRTGYIWHERYAWHDTGTHVGIFPAGGFNQPHMTFESAESKSRMAGLVEVSGMIDELTRIAPRTATREDLLRVHDAAYIDRIERESADRGGDGGDGFTPFGPGSYDIARLAAGGTIAAAEAVLTGAADNAYALVRPPGHHARRDTGMGFCIFSNVCVAIEYARAHLGVRRVAIVDYDVHHGNGAESIYWDDPDVLTISLHQDRLFPQDTGAVTDTGASGTNINVPLHAGSGNGAYLAAIERVAVPAVTAFRPDIIFVSSGFDPSPVDPLGCMTVTSGGFKDMAALLVTLAEDVCGGKIVFSTKAAIRRCTYRSAGWRCWKR
- a CDS encoding FAD binding domain-containing protein produces the protein MRPYTYAVADSVSAATALTGASFLAGGTTLVDLMKLEVLTPEQVVDINGLPLTGITVDGTGLRIGALERMTDVAEHPAVRSDYTLISRALELSASPQLRNMASMGGNLLQRTRCSYFRDLSMPCNKRNPGTGCSAITGYNRMHAVLGTSDACVATHASDVAVALVAAEASVQVSNAEGERTVALEQFYRQPQSTPDVENDLAPGELITAITVPPLPAGTRSGYLKVRDRQSYEFALTSVAAAVTLRGRTITRARVAAGGVATVPWRLPEVENLLVNRPATLDTFTAAAAAAATDARPLTNNAFKPALLRRAIARALTDITETS
- a CDS encoding LacI family DNA-binding transcriptional regulator; amino-acid sequence: MAARRVTIVEIAQHVGLSKTTVSDALHGGGRVSPATAAKVAAAASELGYVTNRAARQLRGRSVGAFGIYIPPIARNFNFYMEFAFGAAHGSAEHDADLTLFARDADVGPRHFQVDGVLAVDPLPGDPMLERLVDAGIPMVTAGRPPEALADAVSAVIEAPHSDLTRLVLDHLRQSGYGRPAFVGSDRQFYSSWADDVRQSYLDWCATQSVEPSAFDCPLGATLEELSAAVRSAAAPSDVDALVCAPQGFAGRSIGILQSMGRHVGPEFGLASLSSDPTTELSNQRITAVDLAPWTFGRDAVNLLAAVTAGESRPYLNRFEKVSIRKAGAQAAQPWAVQSGPSTD
- a CDS encoding (2Fe-2S)-binding protein, translated to MPDDGSDTTTEADPPPRMSVLPFGVSRRRFIAYSGTAVAATAGVAVVVSRLGDDAAGTDVDPDLISTVLVVNGTEHTLALDPRATLLDALRDQIGLTGTKKGCDHGQCGACTVHVDGRRVLSCLTLAPTVHTRAVTTIEGLADGDDLHPVQQAFIDNDAMQCGFCTPGQIMSAVAVIEDGRTESDEQIREHMSGNICRCSAYPFIVEAVKTARDRMA
- a CDS encoding xanthine dehydrogenase family protein molybdopterin-binding subunit codes for the protein MTTPLGANISRVDGRVKTTGVARYPADYQEPGMAHAVLVTSTIGLGRITAMDTDAAAAAPGVVAVYTPFAPLRLEPADPSGLGENYRPLQDQEVRFRGQAIGVVVADTFEHARDAAAMITTSYEERTPRTSLADAGPGVTMPAEVSGTTTVLAPGVGTIDTALQDSAVTIDITVSQQAQHAAAMEPHASLAFWDGDQLTIYTGTQFPGRAVVGLTGALGIQPDQLRVISTYVGGGFGSRVLPWSDATLAAAAARELNRPVRLLLSRTQVFSVVGHRSAVRQRIRLGANADGTLNAVSHESDSAHPAVGGWPMRTASETSAVLYRTPNLHVDQRQVTLDIPPTWAMRAPNEAPGAFAIETAMDELAVATGVDPVELRLRNYATVVPGTDRRWTSKRLDECYRVGAARFGWNRRSAAPATNRDGQWLVGMGMATAIYPAAGRAENAVRVRFRDDGTVLVQSGTMDIGTGSATALAIVVADALGLPMDRVVVEVGDTALPPGAGAVGSRATGSLAPTARTAARAAAAQLVEAAGTDPNSPLAESGTPVTYEAGVLRSATAELPFADLLRGLGRTEIEATHADENIMIPYAAHGFGAHFCEVRVNTFTGETRVSRFTSVVDIGRVINAKTARSQVVGGVIFGIGHALLEANPIEPDGRMAAANLADYVVPVNADVPFIDAVCLDGDDPDFSEVGARGVGELGTVGSAAAIGNAVFNATGIRIHDLPIHPEDLLL
- a CDS encoding DUF1330 domain-containing protein; the protein is MATAYWIAIYRSISDPQRHKKYAEIAGPAIAAAGGEFLARSGEFTSLYPDSAVRIVLIQFPSHEAALDCYNSDEYQRACAVLGDAVEREVRIVDALG
- a CDS encoding sodium:solute symporter family protein — its product is MEILIGYGGVAVFLIVLLVVLQRTKGSADFSEYATAGRSFGPMFSAMAFVNTWLPGTIFIAFAGYAASAGAIGFYFVAYSILAVVLMFLLAKPVHEWGRRFDLRTQADLLGLRYGSTAVRVIAALIGVIASFPWIVLGMQSLTLVFEYLSFGAVPAAGAAFIGIGVLVARQWWTVRLGARGLVISDFVQGIVAYLVGTVLILGLLTWLLTHGHGFGEVDPTFFTLPGPGSVDGPLYLFSLIATGALGGWCWPDIFVRLFASNSTHTIKRAAVMASPLLLIFGSSLCLLALAASTYPGVAEAPDEVWFLTASIGGPAILTLAGVCVLAATMGNVGANLQALGAQIANDVVGVARGTRVEDPRWGKISVGVLTLLAGAVAVATTDALSSGMVTLAQVSYQGIVQLAPTVFLGIFWRRGNATAAVAAMVLGFGTACVLQVLYPIAIPALGGLTSGVAALAVNFAVYIVVAYAMPSNADEKRRVDELFDSLQAPEKVGTT